TCACCGCGCGGTACGGCTACCAGGACGAGCCGGACGTCGCCGCCGCCCTCGCGCTGGCCCGCACGCGAGGCCTCGACATCGACCTCGACGACGCCTCCTACTACGTCGATCACGTCACCGTCCTCGTCAACGGGAGCGCCCGCATGGCGCGCTGGCGCAAGCATCTCTTCACGGCGCTCCACCGCAACGCGACGCCCGTCGCCCGCTCGTACAACATCCCGCCCGAGCGCGTGGTCGAGGTGGGCGGCTACGTCGAGCTCTAGTCACGACGACGACCACCGCGAGCACCGTGTGCGCGCGATGCCACCATTCGTACGAGAGGCGCAGCCGCTTGCGCCAGACCGAGCTCGCGATCAGCGCGAGCAGCGAGAGCACCGCCGCCATCTCGAACCAGACGAGTGCGGGGGCGTTGATCGCGTGTGGAAGGTGCGCTGATCCCGTGTGCCGAGATGGCGACGTGGATCAGCACGAACGCCAGCCCGACGTAGCCGATCTGGCGGTGGACTGCAGCAGCGCCTCCTCGCCGAAGGGTGCCGCGACCGTCTCGAAGCGGGCGACCAGCACGAACTCCATGCCCATCATCGCGAGGCCGACGAGCTGAGCGCGACCGCGAAGTTCGTGACGAAGCTGCGGTCGGGCCGGCTGGCTGGGGCCTCTTCGGCTACCGGGAGACCCTGAGCGGCGCGTGGCAGGAGCGGGCCGCGGTCGTCGAGATCGCCGGAGCCGTCGCATGCGCCGTGGTTGCCGGCTGGGAGCTGCGGGTCCGGCCGCGCCGGTCGCTGATCTAGCCGAGCCGCGCGCGCACCACGAGGACGTCGTGGTCGCTGTGCGCGAACGGCAGCACGGCCGCCTCGGGCCGGTGCAGCGCCCGGCTTCCGTAGACCTGCTGGAGGCCGGGCGACTGGCCGGCCGAGGAATCGGCCCGCGTCCAGAAGCCGACCGGCGCGCACGAGCCGGTGCGGTTGACGTCGCCGCCGAAGATGACCGCGCGGGCAGGCGGGCGGTGCGCCAGGATCGTTGCGAGCTCGGCGCACTGCCCGTCGTTCCCGGCGATCTCCTCGGGCGATTGCGTGCTCAGGTGGGCGGTGCATATCTCGATGTCGGCACCGGTCTTCACGCACAGCCACCGCCGCCGTTCCTTGTCGGTCTGGGCCGCGAACGCGGAGTTCCGGGCCTGGACGATGCCCGTCCTCGTGAGCACCGCGTCGCCGAAGACGCCGCGGCCGCCCGGCTCGATGCAGTCGAAGGGCGTACCGCCGTAGATCACGGTCGAGAAGCGCGCGTGGTAGCCGGTGCGGCGGGCGATCCGGGCGATGTCGCCGCTGCACCCCTCGCTGACGGTGACCGCGTCGGGATGCATCCGGCGGATCAGCGAGGCCGCCTCGTCGACCGCGGCCGGATAGTCCACCCTGTCGCGGTAGCAATCGGCCAGGCCCGACAGGCACAGGTTCATCTGCACGAGCGTGTACCCCGGCTGGCGGGCCGAGACCGTCACCGCCGACCGGCCGCACCCGGACAGCGCCACCACGAGCGTGCAGCCGGCGACCACGAGGCGGACCATGCGCCTCACGATCCCCGATGGGCCGAGCAGGCGCCTGTGGGCGGCGTTACCTCCCGGCGGTGCGGTCGAAGTGCTCCAGCAGCCGCCCGGTCGCCTCGGCCTGGCGGGCCTCCCGGTGCTCGGCGTAGCGGCGGCGGTGGTCGGCGGCGAAGCACCCCGGCGCCCGGGTCGCGAGGTGCGCGAAGATCTCCCCGGTGCCGCGGAAGACCCGGCCGTCCTCCGTGACCAGGACAGGGATCTCGTCGGTGCCGGCCACCTCGCGCAGCCGGTCGCGCTGCTCCGGCGAGGGCTCGACCTGGCGCAGGACCACGTCGATGCCGAGCTCGGTCAGCACCTCGCGGACGGCGGAGGAGAAAGGGCACCACTCGGCCTGGTACAGGTTGACGGGGGATTCGGCCATGTCCCGCAGTATTCCCAGCCGGCCCCGGCGCGGTAGCATCGGGCGATGGCGATGGATCTCGGCTCCCGGCTCGACCAGGGCATCACGCTCCCGTTCGACTGGTTCTGCGACCCGGAGATCTTCCGGCTGGAGCAGCGGCGCGTCTTCGCCGACAGCTGGGTCTATGCCGGCGTGCTCGACTGGGTGGCCGAGCCCGGCCAGTTCCTGACGACCCAGGCGGGGCTCGTGCCGATCGTGGTCGCGCGCGACGAGGACGGCAACCTGAACGGGTTCGTCAACATCTGCCGCCACCGCGCCACCGTCGTGGCCGAGGGGCGGGGGAAGCGGATGTCGCTGCAGTGCCCGTACCACGCGTGGACGTACGGGCTCGACGGCTGCCTGCTCGCGGCGCCGCGCAGCGAGCTCGAGCCGGGCTTCGACCGGGCGGACTTCGGCCTCGTGCCGGTGGCCGTCGACACCTGGGGCCCGTTCGTGTTCGTGAACCGGAACGCCGATGCGGCGCCGCTGGCCGGCTACCTCGGGCCGCTGCCGCAGATCGTCGCCGACGCCGGCATCGACTTCGCCCGCATGCGCTTCCGGGAGCACGACGAGAGCGAGATCGCGGCGAACTGGAAGGCGGTCGTCGAGAACTACCTCGAGTGCTACCACTGCCCGACGGCCCACCCCGGCTTCTCGCGGGTGATCGACGTCAGCCCCGAGACCTACGCGCTGACCTCAGGCGAGTGGTTCTCGAGCCAGGTCTCACGCACGCGCGCGGCGGCCGAGCGGGAGAACGGCGGATTGCCGTACGACCCGATCGGCCCCGTGGCGGAGGCGCACTTCCACTGGCTGTGGCCGACCTTCACGATCAACGTGATGCCGGGCGCGCCCAACCTGACGGCGTTCTACTTCATCCCGCTCGCGCCCGACCGGACGCTCGCGATCTCCGACAGCTTCTACGGCGACGACCTCTCGGAGGAGGAGATCGCCTCGATGCGCGAGTTCGGAAACCAGGTATTCGTGGAGGATCAGGGGCTCGTCGAGTCGATCCAGCGCGCCGCCGCCTCGGGCGGCCTCACCGAGGGGCGGCTGATGCTCTCGAGCGAGCACCTGATCCAGCACTTCCAGCGGCTCGTCGAACGCGCGCTCTCCTAGCCGCCGTCACGCCGGGGCCCCGAGACGCGAGGCGTGTCCGGTTCCCCTCGACGTGCGGAGGGCGATCGACTAGGATCGCAGGTCATCTGATGACCTGAACGGAGGGCACATGTCGCAACTCGTTGCCGGTGAGCGGGGGCGCGCAGTCGCCGACCTCGAAGGCCGGGCGCACAACATCAGGCGAAACGTCGTTCGCATGGCCACGGGGAAGGGGGAGGGCTACGTCGGCCAGGGGCTGGACGCGGCCGAGATCCTGGCGGTGCTCTTCTGCAGCGAGATGCGCCTCGGAACGGGCACCGACGACGATCGGTTCATCCTCTCGCCGGGCCACTACTCGATCGCCCTGTGGGCGACCATGGCGGAGGCGGGGATGCTCGACGCAGGCCTGCTCGACTCCTACGGCGCCGACGGCAGCGACGTCATCATGTCCACCCATCGCGGCGCGGTCGCCGGCGTCGAGCTGACCGGCGGGTCGCTTGCCCACGGCCTCCCCGTGGCGGCCGGGATGGCGATCGGCAACGAGCTTGCCGGCCGCGGCGGCCGGGTGATCACGTTCGTGTCCGACGGCGAGCTGCAGGAGGGCTCGCAGTGGGAGGCGGTCATGTTCGCCGGCCATCGCAAGCTCTCGTCGCTGCTCATGGTGCTCGACGTCAACCGCACCCAGGCGGACGGGCCGCTCGTGATCGAGCACGAGCCGCTCGTCGAGAAGCTGCAGGCGTTCGGGTGGTGGTGCCAGGACGCCGACGGGAACGACATCGCGGCGATCCTGGCCGGGCTCGACGCCGCGCGCGACGATCCGCGGCCCAAGGCGCTCGTCTGCCGCACCCGGCTTGCGAACGGCGTGCCGCTCCTCATGCAGCGCGCCCGCGCCCACTTCGTGCGCGTCGGCGACGACGAGTGGCAGACGGTGTCCGAGCAGCTGGAGGAGGGACGATGAGCGCGACCGAACGCCGGCCCTCGACGGCCGAGCAGATGGGGCGGACGACGACGCCCGGGCCGTTCGCTGCCGGCCTCCTGGCGGCCGCGGAGCGGCGCAGCGACGTCGTCGCCGTCACGGCGGACAGCGCCAAGTACACCGACCTCCTGCCCTTCGTCGAGCGGTATCCCGACCGGTTCGTCGACGTCGGCATCGCGGAGCAGAACCTGATCGGCGTGGCGGCCGGCCTGGCGATGTCCGGCTACACGCCGGTCGCGACCACCTTCGCCGTCTTCGCGACGCGGCGGGCGCTCGACTTCATCGCGATCCAGTGCGCGCTCACCAACGAGAACGTGAAGATCGTGGCCGGCCTGCCCGGGATCTGCTCCACCTTCGGCCCGACGCACCAGGGGATCGACGACCTCGCCCACATGCGTGTCATTCCCGGCATGACCGTGATCGACCCGTGCGACCCGTTCGACATGGAGCAGGCGACGGTCGCCGCCATCGAGCACGACGGGCCGGTCTACCTGCGGCAGCTGCTTGGCCGCCACGAGCCGCCGGTGCTCGATCCCGCCCGCCACCCGTTCGTCCTGGGGAAGGCGCGGCTGCTGCGCGAGGGGGCGGACGTCGGCATCGTCGCGTCGAGCATCATGGTCGCCCCCGCGGTCGCGGCCGCGGAGCAGCTCGCAGCCGACGGAGTGTCCGCCGCCGTGCTCCAGGTGTCGACGCTGAAGCCGTTCGACGGCGACGCAGTGGCCGAGCTCGGCGCGGCCACCGGGCGGCTCGTGACCGCCGAGAACCACTCGGTGATCGGCGCCCTGCACTCCGCCGTGGCGGAGTCGCTCGTCGAGCGCGGCGTCGCCGCGCGCGTGGCGGCGGTCGGCATGCAGGACGAGTTCGGCGTGTTCGGGACGCGGCCCTACGTGGCCGAGCAGCACGGCCTCACGGCCGCTGGCGTGCTCGCAGCCTGCCGGCGGCTCCTGCCGGGGTGACTGCGGCCGCCGTCGACCACCTCGGCCTGACGGTCGCGGACATGGAGCGCTCGCTGGCGTTCTGGTCGGGCCTGCTCGGCTGCGCGCTGCGGGGCCGCGGCGTCGTCGAGTGGGAGCACCTCGACCGGCTCGTCGGCATCCCGTCCACCCGGATCGAATGGGCCGAGCTGGTGCTGCCCGGCGGGGGCATCCTCGAGCTGCAGCAGTACCACCGCCCGCCCGGCGCGCCGGTGCCCGCGGGCGGCGAGGCCGACCCGGGCCGCAGCCACCTGGCGCTGCGGGTCGCCGGGCTGGACGACCTGGTCGAGGAGCTGCGGCGCGCCGGCGCGCGCGTCACCGGGAAGCGGCCCGTCGTGCTCGAGCACGGCTCCTACGCGGGCTGGCGCGCGATCTACGCCTACGATCCCGACGGCTATGGACTCGAGCTCATGGAGGAGCCGCCTGCCGGGCCGCGCGGGGACGAGGGTTAAGATCAGTCCATGAGCGGCGCCGAGCCGATCACGTTCGATCAGGTACCTCGCCGCAAGCTCGCCGAGACCGTCGCCGCGCGCATCCTGACCGCCGTTCGCGACCAGCCGGCCGGGACGCGGCTCCCCACCGAGCGGCAGCTGACCGAGAGCCTGGGGGTCGGCCGCTCGACGGTGCGCGAGGCGCTGAACGGCCTCGCGCTGATCGGCGTCGTCGAGATCCGGCACGGCCAGGGCGTCTTCGTCGCCGAGCGCACGACCGCGCTCCCCACCGTCTTCGAGCTCGGCACCGTCGAGGCGCGCCAGCTGCACGAGGCGCGGGCCGTGATCGAGATCGAGGTCGCCCGCCTGGCCGCGCTGCGGCGAACGCCCGAGCAGCTGGAGGCGCTCGAGGCGCTGCTGGCCGATCACAAGGCCGACCTCGACGCCGGCCGGCCGCCGGTCGTGCAGGCATCGCGGTTCCATCTGCTGCTCGCCGAGGCGGCGGACAACGCCGTGCTCGCGAGCGTCCTTCGGCCCTACTTCCGGCTCATGTTCGAGCGCGGGCCGGCGCTCTACGAGACGACGCCGGCATACGCGCGCTGGGAGCTCGAGCAGCACCGCGCCATCCTCGACGCCGTCCGCGACGGCGACCCCGAGCGGGCGTCAGCGCTCATGCGCGCCCACGTCGACGCGATGTCGGATCACTACGCCGACGCGGTCACGGCGCGCACCTCGTAGGGCGCAAGCACGAGCCTGCGGCCGGTGGCCGCACAGGCGACACGCCGCGGCGTGAGGTTGGCGAGCAGGAGCTCGACACCGCCGCGGCGGCGCACGCCGACCCCGGCCACCCGCCGGCGCGGGTCGTCGACGACGAGGGCGGGCGCCCCCTGCCATCCCCGCATCCGCGCGACGACGTCTGCGGCGTCGCCTTGCGGCTGCGGAACCAGGATCGATGCCGCGCCGCCCGTCGCGTGGGCGACGACGCCGACCAGCCAGGCGGCCTCGAACGAGCTGCCCCGGCG
The Gaiellales bacterium DNA segment above includes these coding regions:
- a CDS encoding endonuclease/exonuclease/phosphatase family protein; amino-acid sequence: MVRLVVAGCTLVVALSGCGRSAVTVSARQPGYTLVQMNLCLSGLADCYRDRVDYPAAVDEAASLIRRMHPDAVTVSEGCSGDIARIARRTGYHARFSTVIYGGTPFDCIEPGGRGVFGDAVLTRTGIVQARNSAFAAQTDKERRRWLCVKTGADIEICTAHLSTQSPEEIAGNDGQCAELATILAHRPPARAVIFGGDVNRTGSCAPVGFWTRADSSAGQSPGLQQVYGSRALHRPEAAVLPFAHSDHDVLVVRARLG
- a CDS encoding glutathione S-transferase N-terminal domain-containing protein, which translates into the protein MAESPVNLYQAEWCPFSSAVREVLTELGIDVVLRQVEPSPEQRDRLREVAGTDEIPVLVTEDGRVFRGTGEIFAHLATRAPGCFAADHRRRYAEHREARQAEATGRLLEHFDRTAGR
- a CDS encoding aromatic ring-hydroxylating dioxygenase subunit alpha — its product is MAMDLGSRLDQGITLPFDWFCDPEIFRLEQRRVFADSWVYAGVLDWVAEPGQFLTTQAGLVPIVVARDEDGNLNGFVNICRHRATVVAEGRGKRMSLQCPYHAWTYGLDGCLLAAPRSELEPGFDRADFGLVPVAVDTWGPFVFVNRNADAAPLAGYLGPLPQIVADAGIDFARMRFREHDESEIAANWKAVVENYLECYHCPTAHPGFSRVIDVSPETYALTSGEWFSSQVSRTRAAAERENGGLPYDPIGPVAEAHFHWLWPTFTINVMPGAPNLTAFYFIPLAPDRTLAISDSFYGDDLSEEEIASMREFGNQVFVEDQGLVESIQRAAASGGLTEGRLMLSSEHLIQHFQRLVERALS
- a CDS encoding 1-deoxy-D-xylulose-5-phosphate synthase N-terminal domain-containing protein, with amino-acid sequence MSQLVAGERGRAVADLEGRAHNIRRNVVRMATGKGEGYVGQGLDAAEILAVLFCSEMRLGTGTDDDRFILSPGHYSIALWATMAEAGMLDAGLLDSYGADGSDVIMSTHRGAVAGVELTGGSLAHGLPVAAGMAIGNELAGRGGRVITFVSDGELQEGSQWEAVMFAGHRKLSSLLMVLDVNRTQADGPLVIEHEPLVEKLQAFGWWCQDADGNDIAAILAGLDAARDDPRPKALVCRTRLANGVPLLMQRARAHFVRVGDDEWQTVSEQLEEGR
- a CDS encoding transketolase C-terminal domain-containing protein, with amino-acid sequence MSATERRPSTAEQMGRTTTPGPFAAGLLAAAERRSDVVAVTADSAKYTDLLPFVERYPDRFVDVGIAEQNLIGVAAGLAMSGYTPVATTFAVFATRRALDFIAIQCALTNENVKIVAGLPGICSTFGPTHQGIDDLAHMRVIPGMTVIDPCDPFDMEQATVAAIEHDGPVYLRQLLGRHEPPVLDPARHPFVLGKARLLREGADVGIVASSIMVAPAVAAAEQLAADGVSAAVLQVSTLKPFDGDAVAELGAATGRLVTAENHSVIGALHSAVAESLVERGVAARVAAVGMQDEFGVFGTRPYVAEQHGLTAAGVLAACRRLLPG
- a CDS encoding VOC family protein gives rise to the protein MTAAAVDHLGLTVADMERSLAFWSGLLGCALRGRGVVEWEHLDRLVGIPSTRIEWAELVLPGGGILELQQYHRPPGAPVPAGGEADPGRSHLALRVAGLDDLVEELRRAGARVTGKRPVVLEHGSYAGWRAIYAYDPDGYGLELMEEPPAGPRGDEG
- a CDS encoding FadR/GntR family transcriptional regulator, with the protein product MSGAEPITFDQVPRRKLAETVAARILTAVRDQPAGTRLPTERQLTESLGVGRSTVREALNGLALIGVVEIRHGQGVFVAERTTALPTVFELGTVEARQLHEARAVIEIEVARLAALRRTPEQLEALEALLADHKADLDAGRPPVVQASRFHLLLAEAADNAVLASVLRPYFRLMFERGPALYETTPAYARWELEQHRAILDAVRDGDPERASALMRAHVDAMSDHYADAVTARTS